TTTTTGACCCAAACTCCCATCCAAATCCTTCATGCAACATAAAAAGCggagacaaagaaaagagagaaagcgTTTACCGCTTCCTCGAGTTGACATTCCGGCCAGCGCCCACCTTAAGACGGCCACCCTGCTTGTTTCGCTCGCCCGTCAGAATACCAGGCAGATAGTCCTCGTCCATAAGGTCCCGCTCCTTGCGTTGTCTACGAGCCTGCTCGGCCGAGGCTCGCATGTACTCCTTCTGGTCTTCAGCGAGAACAAGCTCGGTTCCCCATCCACCTTTACCTCCGCCACCTTTCCATTTCCCGCTGGAGCTACCAGCGACGGGCTTGGGGATACTGTAGCGGTTGCCACGAGTGTTCCATGTCATGTTCTTCTTAAGGTGCATTGTAAACTGGCCGTTGGCGTCTGTGGTACAGGAGACGCGCGTAAGGGTGTCTTTTCCGCAGCGCGGGCAGAATTGCTTGTTCATGTCTTTGGTGGTGAGGAAGCAGGCGTGGCAGCGCTTGATGAAGGACTTGAGGTGACGGATTCTCTGCAGGGTTGTGGTAGAAAGCAAGTTCAGGTTCATTGTAAGAAGAACGTTTTGGCACTGTATCATGTTAGTTCCTAATTTCAATATGAATGATTATGATTTCGATGAACATACTGCAAAGTCAGTGGTCATGGTTGCGACCTGCATAACCTTCGGCTCAGGCGCCGTAGATGTCGAAGCCGATTCGTCACGGATCTGTCGTTTCTTCAAGTTCGAGGGAGTAATCCACTCTCCTCCATCCGACTCCTCGCCATCTTGAGCATCTGGATCCTTCGCTTCAGGTTCCTCTACGGTCTCTGTCGCAGGAGTCGACTCTTGCTCCGGCTGTGGTGCTCCATTCTCCAAAGTAGTCGCATTCAAACTCTCAGTAACAGCGTCAACATCTGCGCTCTGAGGCTTGTCCTCAGTCTCCTGCtctccttccttctcatccttcttctcctcctccttcaccGGAGGCTTTCCATTAACCTGCTTCTGCCCCGGTACACTCCTTAACCGCCAATCGCCACCATTCCGCTCACACTCAATCTCATATGCAAGCGCCAACACTTCGATATCGGTTTTACTCAAAACCGAGCGATCACCGGTCTTCCGGGCGAATTCGCTCAGGACAGCCACGCTCTTCGGGTTCGGCGATCGCTGCTTCAGGAACGGGAGGTAGAGGGTTTCGACGCGCGCTCTGGCGTCGGGATCGCGGATTTCACGGACGACGGCCGGTGTGGTGATGAGTTCTTCGCACTGTGCTAGGAGGGTGGAAAGCGGCGGGGTATTTTTGAGGATGGGACCGGCATCGAGGACGATGGTGTAGACGGGCttgggagaagcctttggatTCGTTGCCTCTGTCATCTTGTTTGCTATGACAATAGAATATAAAtggtaaagaaaaaaaaagtgaaTGGGTGGAGGAGGGTAGAGCGTATCCTTGAGAATTGGGtttcacttttttttttagttGGTCTGTGCGTTATCGTTATCTTATCGCTTGATCTCATCAGGGCACAATTGAATATCAACTATGGAAACCCATTTTCAATAGATTTTCTCCATTAAAGTTCTTCCTCTATTCACTTTGGATTTTTGCTACC
The sequence above is a segment of the Aspergillus chevalieri M1 DNA, chromosome 6, nearly complete sequence genome. Coding sequences within it:
- the NOB1 gene encoding rRNA-binding endoribonuclease (BUSCO:EOG092620U5;~COG:O;~EggNog:ENOG410PG29;~InterPro:IPR039907,IPR014881,IPR036283,IPR033411, IPR017117;~PFAM:PF08772,PF17146;~go_function: GO:0004521 - endoribonuclease activity [Evidence IEA];~go_process: GO:0000469 - cleavage involved in rRNA processing [Evidence IEA];~go_process: GO:0042274 - ribosomal small subunit biogenesis [Evidence IEA]); the protein is MTEATNPKASPKPVYTIVLDAGPILKNTPPLSTLLAQCEELITTPAVVREIRDPDARARVETLYLPFLKQRSPNPKSVAVLSEFARKTGDRSVLSKTDIEVLALAYEIECERNGGDWRLRSVPGQKQVNGKPPVKEEEKKDEKEGEQETEDKPQSADVDAVTESLNATTLENGAPQPEQESTPATETVEEPEAKDPDAQDGEESDGGEWITPSNLKKRQIRDESASTSTAPEPKVMQVATMTTDFACQNVLLTMNLNLLSTTTLQRIRHLKSFIKRCHACFLTTKDMNKQFCPRCGKDTLTRVSCTTDANGQFTMHLKKNMTWNTRGNRYSIPKPVAGSSSGKWKGGGGKGGWGTELVLAEDQKEYMRASAEQARRQRKERDLMDEDYLPGILTGERNKQGGRLKVGAGRNVNSRKR